One window of Chitinophagaceae bacterium genomic DNA carries:
- a CDS encoding aspartate-semialdehyde dehydrogenase — MKLAIIGATGLVGREILKVLDEQNFKMDELIPVASEKSAGKKILFSGKELTLITANEAVLQNPDIAIFSAGSETSLSYAPLFSDNGCFVIDNSSAWRMHDNVPLVIPEINFQSVKNSTKIIANPNCSTIQLLIALAPLHHHFGLERVVISTYQSVTGTGVKALEQLESERKGLHTEKVYPYPIDMNCIPHCDTFLDNGYTKEEMKMVNESRKILDLPNLKITATAVRVPVVGGHSESVNIQFKKPFELKQIREVLENSPGITVMDNPSRNEYPHPLFAKGKNDVFIGRIRKDESVENGLNLWIVADNLRKGAATNAVQIAERIQKLFFN, encoded by the coding sequence AGCTTCAGAAAAATCTGCCGGAAAAAAGATTTTATTCAGTGGGAAAGAACTTACGTTAATTACAGCTAATGAAGCTGTTTTGCAAAACCCCGATATAGCTATTTTTTCTGCAGGAAGTGAAACTTCCTTAAGCTATGCCCCTCTTTTTTCTGATAACGGATGTTTTGTAATTGATAATTCAAGTGCATGGCGTATGCATGACAATGTGCCTTTGGTCATTCCGGAAATAAACTTTCAATCCGTTAAAAATAGTACGAAAATCATAGCGAACCCTAATTGTTCCACAATACAGTTACTGATTGCTCTAGCCCCCTTACATCATCACTTTGGACTTGAAAGAGTAGTTATTTCGACATACCAATCTGTTACGGGTACAGGAGTGAAAGCATTGGAACAATTAGAATCTGAAAGAAAAGGCTTACATACTGAAAAGGTATATCCTTATCCAATAGATATGAATTGCATTCCTCATTGCGATACTTTTTTAGATAATGGTTATACTAAAGAAGAAATGAAAATGGTGAATGAAAGCAGAAAGATTTTAGATCTGCCGAACTTAAAAATTACTGCTACAGCCGTAAGAGTCCCTGTTGTTGGAGGGCATTCAGAATCGGTGAACATACAATTTAAAAAACCTTTTGAATTAAAACAGATTCGTGAAGTGTTGGAAAATAGTCCCGGAATAACCGTTATGGACAATCCGTCCCGGAATGAATATCCGCATCCCTTATTTGCAAAGGGGAAAAATGATGTTTTTATTGGTAGAATCAGAAAAGATGAATCGGTTGAAAACGGGTTAAACTTATGGATAGTTGCTGATAACCTCAGAAAAGGAGCTGCAACAAACGCAGTTCAGATAGCTGAAAGAATTCAAAAACTATTTTTTAATTAA
- a CDS encoding co-chaperone GroES, giving the protein MQVDTFDKFIVIGDRLLIKPTKENEKTDSGLFLPPGVQKKEKIFSGYVIKTGPGYPIPSAEMNDEFWKKEQEETKYLPLQAKSGDLAVYIQSQSFDIEINKEKYVIVPQSAILLLMRDDEMI; this is encoded by the coding sequence ATGCAGGTTGATACGTTTGACAAATTCATTGTGATAGGGGATCGTTTATTGATAAAGCCCACTAAGGAAAATGAAAAAACCGACAGTGGATTATTTCTGCCGCCCGGTGTTCAAAAAAAGGAAAAGATATTCAGTGGTTATGTCATTAAGACAGGTCCGGGATATCCGATTCCATCTGCTGAAATGAATGATGAATTTTGGAAAAAAGAACAAGAGGAAACAAAATACCTTCCTTTGCAGGCAAAGTCGGGAGATTTGGCCGTATACATTCAAAGTCAATCATTTGATATAGAAATAAATAAAGAAAAGTACGTTATTGTACCTCAGTCAGCCATTTTATTATTGATGAGAGATGACGAAATGATTTAA
- the ruvA gene encoding Holliday junction branch migration protein RuvA has translation MITYLKGLITEKNPTFAVVEANGVGYKVMISLQTYTAIQNLAEGKLFTTHIVREDAELLYGFFEDRERSLFNLLIGVSGVGPSTAILALSAMTVSELESAIIQGNESIVKSIKGIGAKTAGRIILEIRDKISKTEEGHSEISMSSKNTLKEEALTALISLGFVRSVSEKAIQKSMSEAGNDQSLEMLIKSALKYL, from the coding sequence ATGATAACATATCTGAAGGGGCTTATAACCGAAAAAAACCCAACTTTCGCTGTTGTTGAAGCAAATGGAGTTGGTTATAAGGTTATGATTAGTTTGCAAACATATACAGCTATACAGAATTTAGCAGAAGGCAAACTTTTCACTACGCACATCGTAAGAGAAGATGCTGAATTATTATATGGATTTTTTGAAGACAGGGAACGGTCTCTTTTTAATTTGTTGATAGGCGTTTCGGGAGTGGGTCCCTCAACAGCTATTTTAGCCTTATCAGCAATGACAGTTTCAGAGTTGGAGTCAGCTATAATTCAGGGGAATGAATCAATTGTAAAATCAATAAAAGGGATTGGAGCTAAAACAGCCGGAAGAATAATTTTGGAAATAAGAGATAAGATTTCGAAAACCGAAGAAGGGCATTCAGAAATTTCAATGTCCTCAAAAAATACATTAAAGGAAGAAGCGTTAACTGCTTTAATATCTTTGGGATTTGTGCGTTCTGTTTCCGAAAAAGCGATTCAGAAATCGATGTCAGAGGCTGGGAATGATCAATCTTTAGAAATGCTGATTAAGTCAGCATTAAAGTATTTATAA